In the Streptomyces sp. f51 genome, one interval contains:
- a CDS encoding hydrogenase expression protein HypE yields MNAPTETTAGPAAQDDAQEDPTVHILWINAGLSCDGDSVSLTAATQPSIEELALGALPGLPKVAVHWPLIDFECGPVEGADNFVEWFFKADRGELEPFVLVVEGSIPNERVKPEGYWCGFGDDPETGQPITTSEWLDRLTPKALAVVAIGTCATYGGIHAMAGNPTGAMGVPDYLGWEWKSKAGIPIVCIPGCPVHPDNASETLLYLLYQAAGAAPMIPLDEELRPTWLFGATVHEGCDRAGYYEQGQFAKEYGSPECLVKLGCWGPVVKCNVPKRGWINGVGGCPNVGGICIACTMPGFPDKFMPFMDEPPGGHVSATASGIYGSVIRRLRNITAKTVDKEPKWRGRSEELTTGYKAPW; encoded by the coding sequence ATGAACGCCCCGACGGAGACGACGGCGGGCCCGGCCGCGCAGGACGACGCGCAGGAGGACCCGACCGTCCACATTCTCTGGATCAACGCGGGGCTGAGCTGTGACGGGGATTCGGTCTCGCTCACCGCCGCGACCCAGCCGAGCATCGAGGAACTGGCGCTCGGCGCCCTGCCGGGACTGCCCAAGGTGGCGGTGCACTGGCCCCTGATCGACTTCGAGTGCGGGCCCGTGGAGGGCGCCGACAATTTCGTCGAATGGTTCTTCAAGGCGGACCGGGGCGAGCTGGAGCCCTTCGTGCTGGTCGTCGAGGGATCCATCCCCAACGAGCGGGTCAAGCCCGAGGGCTACTGGTGCGGCTTCGGGGACGACCCCGAGACCGGCCAGCCCATCACCACCAGTGAGTGGCTCGACCGGCTCACGCCCAAGGCGCTCGCGGTGGTCGCCATCGGCACCTGCGCGACGTACGGCGGAATCCACGCGATGGCCGGGAACCCGACCGGCGCGATGGGCGTGCCCGACTACCTGGGCTGGGAGTGGAAGTCGAAGGCGGGCATCCCGATCGTCTGCATCCCGGGCTGCCCCGTGCACCCGGACAACGCCTCCGAGACGCTGCTCTACCTGCTGTACCAGGCGGCGGGCGCGGCCCCGATGATCCCGCTCGACGAGGAGCTGCGGCCGACCTGGCTGTTCGGCGCGACGGTGCACGAGGGCTGCGACCGCGCCGGCTACTACGAGCAGGGGCAGTTCGCGAAGGAGTACGGATCTCCCGAGTGCCTGGTCAAACTCGGCTGCTGGGGCCCGGTGGTCAAGTGCAACGTGCCCAAGCGCGGCTGGATCAACGGCGTGGGCGGCTGCCCGAACGTCGGCGGGATCTGCATCGCCTGCACCATGCCCGGCTTCCCCGACAAGTTCATGCCGTTCATGGACGAGCCGCCGGGCGGTCATGTGTCCGCGACGGCGAGCGGTATCTACGGATCCGTCATCCGGCGGCTGCGGAACATCACCGCGAAGACCGTCGACAAGGAACCGAAGTGGCGCGGCAGGAGCGAGGAGCTCACGACCGGCTACAAGGCCCCGTGGTGA
- a CDS encoding nickel-dependent hydrogenase large subunit yields the protein MATATNKPAGDGLTEMSWDPITRIVGSLGIHTKIDFKAKRVAECYSTSSVFRGYSVFMRGKDPRDAHFITSRICGICGDNHATCSVYAQNMAYGVAPPHLGEWIINLGEAAEYMFDHNIFQENLVGVDYCERMVRETNPGVLELAERTEAPHAADHGYRTIADIMRSLNPLEGEFYREALQVSRYTREMFCLMEGRHVHPSTLYPGGVGTVATIQLFTDYLTRLTRYVEFMKRVVPLHDDLFDFFYEALPGYEDVGRRRVLLGCWGALNDPEYCDFQYANMENWGRRMFVTPGVVVDGKLVTNSLVDINLGIRILLGSSYYEDWSGMEKFVERDPLGNPVDERHPWNQHTIPAPQKRDFDDKYSWVMSPRWFDGTDHLALDTGGGPIARLWSTALSGLVDIGYIKATGHSVQINLPRTMTKPEMALEWTIPRWSNALERNRARTYFQAYAAAAALYFAEQAMEEVRAGRTQTWEKFDVPDESIGCGFTEAVRGVLSHHMVIRDGKIANYHPYPPTPWNGSVRDSYGTPGPYEDAVQNTPIFEENPPENFKGIDIMRAVRSFDPCLPCGVHMYVGGGRTVEQTHMPTGLSGLAV from the coding sequence ATGGCGACGGCGACGAACAAGCCGGCCGGTGACGGCCTCACGGAGATGTCGTGGGACCCGATCACCCGCATCGTCGGCAGTCTCGGCATCCACACCAAGATCGACTTCAAGGCGAAGCGGGTCGCGGAGTGCTACAGCACCTCGTCCGTCTTCCGCGGGTACAGCGTGTTCATGCGCGGCAAGGACCCGCGCGACGCGCACTTCATCACCAGCAGGATCTGCGGCATCTGCGGCGACAACCACGCCACCTGCTCCGTGTACGCCCAGAACATGGCGTACGGCGTGGCACCCCCGCACCTCGGCGAGTGGATCATCAACCTCGGTGAGGCCGCGGAGTACATGTTCGACCACAACATCTTCCAGGAGAACCTGGTCGGCGTGGACTACTGCGAGCGGATGGTCCGCGAGACCAACCCCGGAGTGCTGGAACTGGCCGAGCGCACCGAGGCCCCGCACGCGGCCGACCACGGCTACCGCACGATCGCCGACATCATGCGCTCGCTCAACCCCCTGGAGGGCGAGTTCTACCGTGAGGCGCTCCAGGTCAGCCGCTACACCCGGGAGATGTTCTGCCTGATGGAGGGACGCCATGTGCACCCCTCCACGCTCTACCCGGGCGGCGTCGGCACGGTCGCCACGATCCAGCTCTTCACCGACTACCTGACCCGGCTCACCCGCTACGTGGAGTTCATGAAGCGGGTCGTCCCGCTCCACGACGACCTCTTCGACTTCTTCTACGAGGCCCTTCCCGGGTACGAGGACGTCGGCAGGCGCCGGGTGCTGCTGGGCTGCTGGGGCGCCCTGAACGACCCGGAGTACTGCGACTTCCAGTACGCCAACATGGAGAACTGGGGCCGGCGGATGTTCGTCACCCCGGGCGTCGTCGTGGACGGCAAGCTGGTCACCAACAGCCTCGTCGACATCAACCTCGGCATCCGCATCCTGCTCGGCAGCTCGTACTACGAGGACTGGTCGGGCATGGAGAAGTTCGTCGAGCGCGACCCGCTGGGCAACCCGGTCGACGAGCGGCACCCGTGGAACCAGCACACCATCCCGGCCCCGCAGAAGCGGGACTTCGACGACAAGTACAGCTGGGTCATGTCGCCGCGCTGGTTCGACGGCACCGACCATCTGGCACTGGACACCGGCGGCGGCCCGATCGCCCGCCTGTGGTCCACGGCCCTGTCCGGGCTCGTCGACATCGGCTACATCAAGGCCACCGGGCACAGCGTGCAGATCAACCTGCCGCGCACGATGACCAAGCCGGAGATGGCGTTGGAGTGGACGATCCCGCGGTGGAGCAACGCCCTCGAACGCAACCGGGCCCGCACCTACTTCCAGGCGTACGCCGCCGCGGCGGCCCTGTACTTCGCCGAACAGGCCATGGAGGAGGTACGCGCCGGACGCACCCAGACCTGGGAGAAGTTCGACGTGCCGGACGAGTCGATCGGCTGCGGCTTCACCGAGGCGGTCCGGGGTGTGCTCTCCCACCACATGGTGATCAGGGACGGGAAGATCGCCAACTACCACCCGTATCCGCCGACCCCGTGGAACGGCAGCGTGCGCGACAGCTACGGCACACCGGGCCCGTACGAGGACGCCGTGCAGAACACCCCCATCTTCGAGGAGAACCCGCCCGAGAACTTCAAGGGCATCGACATCATGCGGGCCGTCCGCAGCTTCGACCCGTGTCTGCCGTGCGGCGTGCACATGTACGTCGGCGGCGGCCGGACCGTGGAGCAGACGCACATGCCGACGGGGCTGAGCGGACTGGCGGTCTGA
- a CDS encoding NifU family protein: MAGQETGERMGALLDELAQRAGPEARDVADELVRCLMEFYGEGLARAVRLLRSAPAGADPLAVLTADELVGDLLILHDLHPEDTATRVGRALDKVRPYLGSHAGDVEVAGLDLEADGGPTLRLRLRGSCDGCPSSTQTVRWTIEEAVARIAPEVAHIEVEGMTAEDPQPALLQILPHRPDDAPGTAPGGTAPGGTAPSAEPGGTARWYELGPRSLPVGDGTTGITEVAGRTLLLVRLPGQLYAYRDRCPLCTADLAPAVLDGELLRCAGCGAAFDVRRAGRGEEGHLEPVPLLEDGAAVRVALPGELLGAGP; the protein is encoded by the coding sequence ATGGCCGGACAGGAGACGGGCGAGCGGATGGGCGCGCTGCTCGACGAGCTGGCGCAGCGGGCGGGACCCGAGGCGCGCGATGTCGCGGACGAACTGGTGCGCTGCCTCATGGAGTTCTACGGCGAGGGCCTGGCCCGGGCCGTCCGCCTGCTGCGCTCCGCGCCCGCCGGCGCGGACCCCCTCGCTGTCCTGACCGCCGACGAACTCGTCGGCGATCTGCTGATCCTGCACGATCTGCACCCCGAGGACACCGCGACCCGGGTGGGCCGGGCCCTCGACAAGGTCCGCCCCTACCTCGGCTCGCACGCGGGCGACGTCGAGGTGGCCGGGCTCGACCTGGAGGCGGACGGCGGTCCGACGCTGCGCCTCAGGCTGCGCGGCAGCTGCGACGGCTGTCCCTCCTCCACCCAGACCGTGCGCTGGACCATCGAGGAGGCGGTCGCCCGGATCGCCCCCGAGGTCGCGCACATCGAGGTCGAGGGCATGACAGCGGAGGACCCGCAGCCCGCGCTGCTCCAGATCCTGCCGCACCGGCCGGACGACGCCCCGGGCACGGCACCGGGCGGGACGGCCCCAGGCGGGACGGCACCGTCCGCGGAGCCCGGCGGGACGGCCCGCTGGTACGAACTCGGCCCGCGCTCGCTGCCGGTGGGCGACGGCACCACCGGGATCACCGAGGTCGCCGGCCGCACCCTGCTGCTGGTGCGTCTGCCGGGGCAGTTGTACGCCTACCGCGACCGCTGCCCCCTGTGCACGGCGGACCTGGCTCCCGCGGTCCTCGACGGTGAACTGCTGCGGTGCGCGGGCTGCGGGGCCGCGTTCGACGTGCGCCGGGCCGGCCGGGGCGAGGAGGGCCACCTGGAGCCCGTACCGCTGCTGGAGGACGGCGCGGCGGTGCGGGTGGCGCTGCCCGGCGAACTGCTGGGGGCGGGGCCGTGA
- a CDS encoding DUF5947 family protein, with product MTTDILRQFTRRPPPEGERCDLCGEPLPTEHRHLVDTSRRSLKCACPPCHLLFTRPGAGQGRFRAVPDRYLTDPGFELDEADWNRLQIPVALAFFFRNSELGRLAAFYPSPAGATESELDPATWDAVLGRSRLAELLEPDVEALLLHRGRSGAVTCTLVPVDVCYELVGRMRLHWKGFDGGAEARADIADFLERITAAARPSHPPAHGPAAPSAHPAAGDPASRSGGAP from the coding sequence GTGACCACCGACATCCTCAGGCAGTTCACCCGCAGGCCGCCGCCCGAGGGCGAGCGCTGCGACCTGTGCGGGGAACCGCTGCCCACCGAGCACCGGCATCTGGTCGACACCTCCCGGCGGTCCCTGAAGTGCGCATGTCCTCCCTGCCATCTGCTCTTCACCCGGCCGGGCGCGGGCCAGGGACGCTTCCGGGCGGTCCCCGACCGGTATCTCACCGATCCCGGATTCGAGCTGGACGAGGCGGACTGGAACCGGCTCCAGATCCCGGTCGCGCTCGCCTTCTTCTTCCGCAACTCCGAGCTCGGGAGGCTCGCGGCCTTCTATCCGAGCCCCGCGGGCGCCACCGAGAGCGAACTCGACCCGGCCACCTGGGACGCCGTGCTGGGCCGCAGCCGGCTGGCCGAACTGCTGGAACCCGACGTGGAGGCACTGCTGCTGCACCGCGGACGGAGCGGCGCGGTGACGTGCACGCTCGTCCCGGTGGACGTCTGCTACGAACTGGTCGGCCGGATGCGGCTGCACTGGAAGGGTTTCGACGGCGGCGCCGAGGCCCGCGCGGACATCGCGGACTTCCTGGAGCGGATCACCGCCGCGGCCCGGCCGTCGCACCCCCCGGCCCACGGACCCGCCGCCCCGTCGGCACATCCGGCTGCCGGGGACCCCGCCTCGCGGTCCGGGGGCGCCCCGTGA
- a CDS encoding DUF6084 family protein yields the protein MTDLQFTCTGVRPEPYGAGPTLLFGLRIEETDHQPVHALALRCQIRIEPAGRSYEPEEVGMLGDLFGEPSRWNSTLKPLQFAHTSITVPGFTGSTEVDLPVPCTYDTEVASASYFRALSRGEVPLLLLFSGTVFTGRDGFRAEPVPWHKETTYRMPVDVWRNMIEQYFPNSGWLRVRLDVLDALRRYRSARALPSWERVFDELLATADAKAEAKGAD from the coding sequence GTGACCGATCTCCAGTTCACGTGCACCGGCGTGCGGCCCGAGCCGTACGGGGCCGGGCCCACGCTGCTGTTCGGGCTGCGCATCGAGGAGACGGACCATCAGCCGGTGCACGCCCTCGCGCTGCGCTGCCAGATCCGCATCGAGCCGGCAGGGCGCTCCTACGAGCCGGAGGAGGTCGGCATGCTGGGCGACCTCTTCGGTGAGCCGAGCCGCTGGAACAGCACGCTCAAGCCGTTGCAGTTCGCGCACACCTCCATCACCGTCCCGGGGTTCACCGGTTCCACCGAGGTCGATCTCCCGGTGCCCTGCACCTACGACACCGAGGTCGCGTCCGCGTCGTACTTCCGGGCGCTGTCCCGGGGCGAGGTGCCGCTGCTCCTGCTGTTCTCCGGCACGGTGTTCACCGGCCGGGACGGCTTCCGCGCCGAGCCGGTGCCCTGGCACAAGGAGACGACGTACCGGATGCCGGTGGACGTGTGGCGCAACATGATCGAGCAGTACTTCCCCAACTCGGGCTGGCTGCGCGTACGTCTCGACGTGCTCGACGCGCTGCGCCGCTACCGCTCCGCGCGCGCCCTGCCGTCCTGGGAGCGGGTCTTCGACGAACTCCTGGCCACCGCCGACGCGAAGGCCGAAGCGAAGGGGGCCGACTGA
- a CDS encoding hydrogenase maturation protease, with protein sequence MTESDRSGPAGGAEERGRGRVLVAGVGNVFLGDDGFGVETLRRLAARTPELPPGVELMDAGIRGVHLAYRLLEGYRTLVLVDIVAREGPPGTLHTIDVGPEPPAARNGPGPLDTHAMDPATVLALLHDLHAGAGGTLPREVYVVGCVPQDTGEGMGLTPPVAGAVDAAADLVLDLVHRATSVPQRS encoded by the coding sequence ATGACCGAGTCCGATCGCAGCGGCCCTGCCGGTGGGGCCGAGGAGCGCGGGAGGGGCCGCGTGCTCGTCGCCGGAGTCGGCAACGTGTTCCTCGGCGACGACGGGTTCGGGGTGGAGACCCTACGGCGGCTCGCCGCCCGGACCCCTGAACTGCCGCCCGGCGTCGAGCTGATGGACGCCGGGATCCGGGGGGTGCACCTCGCCTATCGACTGCTGGAGGGCTACCGGACGCTCGTGCTGGTGGACATCGTCGCCCGCGAGGGTCCGCCGGGCACGCTCCACACGATCGACGTCGGCCCCGAACCCCCCGCCGCACGGAACGGTCCCGGCCCGCTGGACACCCACGCCATGGACCCGGCCACCGTGCTGGCCCTGCTGCACGATCTGCACGCCGGCGCGGGCGGCACCCTTCCGAGGGAGGTGTACGTCGTCGGCTGCGTTCCCCAGGACACCGGCGAGGGCATGGGGCTGACTCCCCCGGTGGCCGGTGCCGTGGACGCCGCCGCCGACCTGGTGCTCGACCTGGTACACCGCGCCACCTCCGTACCCCAGCGGAGCTGA
- a CDS encoding helix-turn-helix transcriptional regulator: MTGQEVERRALLTPVLLLLLAERQGHGYELVQRLGAFGCGDADQAHVYRLLRGMEGSGEVTSHWHASESGPARRVYAITQQGAMNLALWFVRLGELHGTLHLFLERYVQLEDVGGRAGRDGGSPRAGARPPDHARPPDHSRPPDHMRRMRK, translated from the coding sequence ATGACCGGGCAAGAGGTCGAGCGACGCGCTCTGCTCACCCCGGTGCTGCTCCTGTTGCTGGCCGAACGCCAAGGTCATGGCTATGAACTGGTGCAGCGCCTGGGCGCTTTCGGCTGCGGCGACGCGGACCAGGCGCATGTGTACCGGCTGCTGCGGGGCATGGAGGGCAGCGGCGAGGTCACCTCGCACTGGCACGCCTCGGAGAGCGGACCCGCGCGCCGTGTCTACGCGATCACCCAGCAGGGCGCCATGAACCTCGCCCTGTGGTTCGTACGCCTGGGTGAACTCCACGGCACCCTGCATCTCTTCCTGGAGCGGTACGTACAGCTCGAGGACGTCGGAGGCCGCGCCGGGCGCGACGGCGGCAGTCCGCGCGCCGGGGCGCGTCCACCGGATCACGCACGGCCGCCCGATCATTCACGTCCGCCGGATCACATGCGCCGCATGCGCAAGTAG
- a CDS encoding hydrogenase maturation nickel metallochaperone HypA, with translation MHELSIAVAVVEQVEEAVRDQGRAVESLTLRIGELAGVVPEALDFSFGLAAEGTALAGARLLIETVEARGRCEGCGREAPTGMPPVLWCAGCGAPLTLLGGRELEIVRVTLADGRPEVRDEEASHVPHR, from the coding sequence ATGCATGAGCTGTCGATCGCCGTCGCGGTCGTCGAACAGGTCGAGGAGGCCGTACGGGACCAGGGCCGCGCGGTCGAGTCGCTGACCCTGCGGATCGGCGAGCTGGCGGGGGTGGTGCCCGAGGCCCTGGACTTCTCGTTCGGGCTCGCGGCCGAGGGCACCGCGCTGGCGGGTGCGCGGCTGCTGATCGAGACTGTCGAGGCACGGGGCCGCTGCGAGGGCTGCGGCCGCGAGGCGCCGACCGGGATGCCCCCGGTGCTGTGGTGCGCCGGATGCGGGGCGCCGCTGACCCTGCTCGGCGGCCGTGAGCTGGAGATCGTCCGGGTGACGCTGGCCGACGGTCGCCCGGAGGTACGCGACGAGGAGGCGAGCCATGTGCCGCACCGTTGA